The Hypanus sabinus isolate sHypSab1 chromosome 31, sHypSab1.hap1, whole genome shotgun sequence genome window below encodes:
- the LOC132383877 gene encoding late histone H2A.L3-like has protein sequence MSGRGKGGAGKARSKAKSRSSRAGLQFPVGRVHRLLRKGNYAERVGAGAPVYLAAVLEYLTAEILELAGNAARDNKKTRIIPRHLQLAVRNDEELNKLLGGVTIAQGGVLPNIQAVLLPKKTGAASK, from the coding sequence ATGTCTGGACGTGGAAAAGGCGGCGCTGGCAAAGCTCGGTCCAAGGCCAAATCTCGCTCGTCCCGGGCTGGACTACAGTTCCCTGTCGGCCGGGTTCACAGACTCCTAAGAAAGGGCAACTATGCTGAGCGGGTGGGTGCCGGAGCCCCGGTCTAtctggctgctgtgctcgagTATCTGACGGCCGAAATCCTCGAATTGGCGGGCAACGCGGCCCGGGACAATAAGAAGACCCGCATCATCCCCCGACACCTGCAGCTGGCCGTCCGTAACGACGAGGAGCTGAACAAGCTGCTGGGAGGGGTGACTATCGCTCAGGGCGGTGTGTTACCCAACATCCAGGCCGTACTGTTGCCCAAGAAAACCGGCGCTGCCAGTAAGTGA